From the genome of Danio aesculapii chromosome 16, fDanAes4.1, whole genome shotgun sequence, one region includes:
- the si:dkey-199f5.8 gene encoding beta-1,4-galactosyltransferase 3: MYTLQTKWRYLIMFLGVQLVVMALLSREGYQKRVSYFFRIFRKPDSSAGSMVGGRNHTDVYANLSRLGPPLNRDDMPYCPKQSPHLVGPIHVTFPSGLTLGDVERKNPLVVRGGRYRPPNCEARHRTAIIIPHRSREHHLKFLLYYLHPFLQRQQLNYGIYVIHQAGNYTFNRAKLMNVGFREAMRDEDWDCLFFHDVDLIPEDDRNTYICDAHPKHAAIAMDKFGYKLPYKMYFGGVSALSPDQYLKMNGFPNNYWGWGGEDDDIGVRVSLGGMVISRPSITVGRYKMIKHKHDKGNEVNPKRFNMLAKTRQTWKEDGMNTVEYEIISRDYQSLYTNITVNIGTEAGLHPTKNKPAS; the protein is encoded by the exons ATGTACACGCTGCAGACCAAATGGCGTTACTTGATCATGTTTTTGGGCGTCCAGTTAGTGGTCATGGCTCTTCTGTCTAGAGAAGGCTACCAGAAAAGAGTGTCGTATTTTTTCCGGATTTTCCGTAAGCCGGATTCCTCGGCAGGAAGCATGGTTGGTGGACGCAACCATACAGATGTCTATGCCAACCTTTCCCGGTTAGGTCCTCCTCTAAATAGAGATGACATGCCCTACTGCCCCAAGCAATCTCCACACCTAG ttGGACCAATTCATGTCACTTTCCCCTCCGGGCTCACACTTGGCGACGTGGAGAGGAAGAATCCCCTTGTTGTCCGTGGAGGCCGCTATAGGCCGCCCAACTGTGAGGCTCGCCACCGCACCGCAATAATCATTCCTCACAGAAGCCGGGAGCACCATCTCAAGTTCCTCCTCTACTATCTGCACCCCTTCCTACAGCGCCAGCAGCTCAACTACGGCATCTATGTCATTCACCAG gcTGGTAATTACACCTTTAACCGAGCGAAGCTGATGAACGTGGGCTTTCGTGAGGCCATGAGGGACGAGGACTGGGACTGTCTCTTCTTTCATGACGTGGACCTCATTCCAGAGGACGACCGCAACACCTACATCTGCGACGCTCACCCTAAACACGCTGCCATCGCCATGGACAAATTTGGCTACAA GTTgccttataaaatgtattttggtggAGTGTCGGCTCTGAGTCCTGATCAATACCTCAAGATGAACGGCTTCCCGAATAATTACTGGGGCTGGGGTGGAGAAGATGACGACATTGGCGTCCG GGTTTCGCTTGGAGGAATGGTGATCAGCCGTCCATCCATAACCGTGGGCCGATATAAGATGATCAAACACAAGCACGACAAAGGCAATGAAGTGAATCCCAAAAG GTTTAACATGTTGGCCAAGACCCGTCAAACGTGGAAAGAAGACGGCATGAATACAGTGGAGTATGAGATCATATCCCGGGATTACCAATCGCTCTACACCAACATCACAGTCAACATCGGCACAGAGGCAGGCCTGCACCCGACCAAAAATAAACCAGCTTCCTAA